A region of Pyxidicoccus parkwaysis DNA encodes the following proteins:
- a CDS encoding response regulator transcription factor has product MAERPTVLVVDDDPHLREIVRFALEQQGGFHVVEASDGRAALTQVQRAVPALIVLDIMMPEMDGLAVCREVRRKHELPIVFLSSRDDEVDRILGLELGGDDYLTKPFSPRELVARVKAVLRRARPTSNATPEPEPPASRMQQRGALRMDAERWRAWWGEQEVVLTVTEFQLLATLLRVPGKVFTRDELMTRVYEDVVVSDRTIDSHVRRVRQKFAAAGGEVIETVHGLGYRLALP; this is encoded by the coding sequence GTGGCTGAACGTCCCACCGTCCTCGTCGTCGATGATGATCCGCACCTGCGGGAAATCGTCCGCTTCGCGCTGGAGCAGCAGGGAGGCTTCCATGTCGTGGAAGCTTCGGATGGCCGCGCGGCCCTGACTCAGGTGCAGCGCGCCGTGCCCGCGCTCATCGTCCTCGACATCATGATGCCGGAGATGGATGGGCTCGCCGTGTGCCGCGAGGTCCGCCGCAAGCACGAGCTGCCCATCGTCTTCCTCTCCTCGCGAGACGACGAAGTGGACCGCATCCTCGGGCTGGAATTGGGCGGCGACGACTACCTCACCAAGCCCTTCAGCCCGCGCGAACTGGTGGCGCGTGTGAAGGCGGTGCTGCGTCGCGCGCGGCCCACGTCGAACGCAACGCCAGAGCCCGAGCCGCCCGCCTCGCGAATGCAGCAGCGAGGTGCGCTGCGCATGGACGCGGAGCGCTGGCGCGCCTGGTGGGGCGAGCAGGAGGTGGTGCTCACCGTCACGGAGTTCCAGTTGCTCGCCACGCTGTTGCGTGTGCCCGGCAAGGTGTTCACCCGCGACGAGCTGATGACGCGCGTCTACGAAGACGTGGTGGTGAGCGACCGGACCATCGACAGCCACGTGCGCCGGGTGCGGCAGAAGTTCGCCGCGGCCGGTGGGGAAGTCATCGAGACAGTGCATGGCCTCGGCTATCGGCTCGCCCTCCCCTAG
- a CDS encoding Dyp-type peroxidase yields MDLEDIQALLLHGYRDMRELTLLFLRVEDAARCRQWLGELARDGITSADPRGHHHRTREHGKEYSRVNLALTPQGLAALGLPEEVLATLPFELREGMAHRAREHLRDVEANDPDRWELGGTRNESDLHVLLLLYASNEERMKRLLHDHRMLATQQGLREIFVQQGHREQRPEDPPGYFRDHFGFLDGLSQPRIEGFNEPDGHPRDYDRPVKSGEFILGHANEYADYPLSPCVPAELDVANELRDSPAHAGWKDLGHNGSYLVVRKLEQDVREFERFLERNADLAPQGTPEHRREWLAAKLVGRWRNGSPLAPAKRCPLHRLLPFLFREKAKPPPVSRTGPKDVDNSFLYARDDPHGYGCPVTAHARRCNPRDSLPPSRQTSMDVTRRHRLLRRGFSYEDTSGKGLLFLALNTSLGRQFEFIQRSWVHYDQLRGVEGAEDPLSGDGGGRLIIPRQPVRECVADLQRFVTTRGGGYFFMPSLKALRFLAALGAAT; encoded by the coding sequence TTGGACCTGGAAGACATCCAGGCACTGCTGCTGCACGGCTACCGGGACATGCGCGAGCTGACGCTGCTCTTCCTGCGCGTCGAGGACGCGGCGCGCTGCCGCCAATGGCTCGGCGAGCTGGCCCGCGACGGGATTACCTCCGCGGACCCTCGTGGCCATCACCACCGCACGCGCGAGCACGGGAAGGAATACTCGCGCGTCAACCTCGCGCTGACGCCCCAGGGCCTCGCGGCGCTCGGGCTGCCGGAAGAGGTGCTGGCCACCCTGCCCTTCGAGCTGCGCGAGGGCATGGCCCACCGCGCGCGCGAGCACCTGCGCGACGTGGAAGCCAATGACCCGGACCGCTGGGAGCTGGGAGGCACGCGGAATGAGAGCGACCTCCATGTGCTGCTGCTGCTCTACGCGTCGAACGAGGAGCGGATGAAGCGCCTGCTCCACGACCACCGGATGCTCGCGACCCAGCAGGGGCTGCGAGAAATCTTCGTGCAGCAGGGCCACCGCGAGCAGCGACCCGAAGACCCGCCCGGCTACTTCCGCGACCACTTCGGCTTCCTGGACGGGCTGTCGCAGCCGCGCATCGAGGGCTTCAACGAGCCCGACGGGCACCCTCGCGACTATGACCGGCCCGTGAAGAGCGGAGAGTTCATCCTCGGCCACGCCAACGAGTACGCGGACTATCCGCTGTCTCCCTGCGTGCCGGCGGAGCTCGACGTCGCGAACGAGCTGCGGGACAGCCCGGCTCACGCGGGCTGGAAGGACCTTGGCCACAATGGCAGCTACCTCGTGGTGCGCAAGCTGGAGCAGGACGTGCGCGAGTTCGAGCGCTTCCTGGAGCGCAACGCCGACCTCGCGCCGCAAGGCACGCCCGAGCACCGCCGCGAGTGGCTGGCCGCGAAGCTGGTGGGCCGCTGGCGCAACGGCTCGCCGCTGGCTCCCGCGAAGCGCTGCCCGCTGCACCGTCTGCTGCCGTTCCTCTTCCGCGAGAAGGCGAAGCCCCCCCCGGTATCACGCACCGGCCCGAAGGACGTGGACAACAGCTTCCTGTACGCGCGCGATGATCCGCACGGCTACGGCTGCCCGGTGACGGCGCACGCGCGCCGCTGCAACCCGCGCGACTCGCTGCCGCCTTCGCGCCAGACGTCGATGGATGTGACGCGGCGCCACCGCCTGCTCCGCCGTGGCTTCAGCTACGAGGACACCAGCGGAAAGGGCCTCCTCTTCCTCGCGCTCAACACCAGCCTGGGCCGCCAGTTCGAGTTCATCCAGCGCAGCTGGGTCCATTATGACCAGCTCCGTGGGGTGGAAGGCGCGGAGGATCCGCTGTCCGGAGACGGCGGCGGAAGGCTCATCATCCCCCGTCAACCGGTGCGCGAGTGCGTCGCCGACCTCCAGCGCTTCGTGACCACCAGAGGAGGCGGGTATTTTTTTATGCCGAGTCTGAAAGCGCTGCGCTTCCTCGCGGCCCTGGGTGCGGCGACGTGA
- a CDS encoding sensor histidine kinase: MASAIGSPSPSPRARPRLWMVFAAVGVAGFMLTLAGLSFVRVYDNQLIRQTETELIAQGAVVAEVFHEQLRGDVDAEHYGRVRISRWPFPVPDDKRLRPILPSLKASDVPLPPDETPAQSPVPGEPRALVAGARLNPLLEQVRAATLAGIRVVDSEGVVVASSSPEVLGVSLADRAEVQRALRGEPTSVLRRRYAEPEDTPLASLSRDTGIRVSVALPVLHGERVWGAVVLARTPMTFAKAMYADRWNLTATGLVLLGAVALMSLAAGALVGRPVRALVKQTRAIAASAPSGFEPVARPVVAELAELSEALAGMATALRDRNQYIRSFAANVSHEFKTPLASIQGAVELLRDSADVMSPEQRARFLSNVDADARRLTRLVQRLLELARADSMTATPAQVELAPLLEGLATRARAEGVAHVQVAAVPAGLQLSLPAEVLDDVLWQLITNARQHGGESVRVDLAVETDGPGPVRVVVRDNGRGISEANRARIFDAFFTTARERGGTGLGLTISQSMLRAFGAALELLPAKETSPGAAFAVVAVPTQMIQRR, translated from the coding sequence ATGGCCTCGGCTATCGGCTCGCCCTCCCCTAGCCCACGTGCGCGCCCGCGCCTGTGGATGGTCTTCGCCGCCGTGGGCGTGGCCGGCTTCATGCTCACGCTCGCGGGCCTGTCCTTCGTGCGCGTCTACGACAACCAGCTCATCCGGCAGACGGAGACAGAGCTCATCGCCCAGGGCGCGGTGGTGGCCGAGGTCTTCCACGAGCAACTCCGCGGCGACGTGGATGCCGAGCACTACGGCCGCGTGCGCATCTCCCGCTGGCCCTTCCCGGTTCCCGATGACAAGCGGCTGAGGCCCATCCTCCCGTCACTGAAGGCGTCAGACGTGCCGCTCCCGCCGGACGAGACGCCCGCTCAGTCGCCAGTCCCTGGAGAGCCTCGTGCACTGGTGGCCGGAGCTCGGCTGAACCCACTGTTGGAGCAGGTGCGCGCCGCCACGCTGGCTGGCATCCGCGTGGTGGACTCGGAAGGCGTCGTGGTGGCGAGCAGCAGTCCGGAGGTGCTCGGCGTCTCGCTGGCGGACCGCGCGGAGGTGCAGCGGGCCCTGCGCGGAGAGCCCACCAGCGTCCTGCGCCGCCGCTACGCCGAGCCCGAGGACACCCCCCTGGCCTCGCTCAGTCGCGACACCGGCATCCGCGTCTCGGTGGCTCTGCCCGTGCTGCACGGCGAGCGAGTCTGGGGCGCGGTGGTGCTGGCGCGCACGCCGATGACCTTCGCCAAGGCCATGTACGCGGACCGGTGGAATCTGACAGCCACGGGGCTCGTCCTGTTGGGCGCGGTGGCGCTGATGTCGCTCGCTGCGGGCGCCCTGGTAGGCCGGCCGGTGCGGGCGCTGGTGAAGCAGACGCGAGCCATCGCCGCGAGCGCCCCGTCGGGCTTCGAGCCAGTGGCACGCCCCGTGGTCGCCGAGCTGGCCGAGTTGTCGGAGGCACTGGCCGGCATGGCCACGGCGCTGCGGGACAGGAACCAGTACATCCGCTCGTTCGCCGCCAACGTGTCGCACGAGTTCAAGACACCGCTGGCCTCCATCCAGGGCGCGGTGGAGCTGCTGCGCGACAGTGCGGACGTCATGTCTCCGGAGCAGCGGGCGCGCTTCCTCTCCAACGTGGACGCGGATGCAAGGCGCCTGACGCGATTGGTGCAGCGACTGCTGGAGCTGGCGCGCGCGGACTCGATGACGGCCACACCCGCACAGGTGGAGCTGGCACCGCTGCTGGAGGGGCTCGCCACGCGGGCCCGCGCGGAGGGCGTGGCGCACGTGCAGGTGGCGGCGGTGCCGGCGGGACTCCAGCTTTCGCTTCCGGCCGAGGTGCTGGACGACGTGCTCTGGCAGCTCATCACCAACGCGCGCCAGCACGGTGGCGAGAGCGTGCGCGTGGACTTGGCGGTGGAGACGGACGGCCCTGGCCCGGTGCGCGTGGTGGTGCGCGACAACGGGCGCGGCATCTCCGAAGCCAACCGCGCGCGCATCTTCGACGCCTTCTTCACCACCGCGCGTGAGCGGGGCGGCACGGGGCTGGGGCTGACCATCTCGCAGTCGATGCTGCGAGCCTTCGGCGCGGCGTTGGAGTTGCTACCCGCGAAGGAGACAAGTCCGGGAGCCGCCTTCGCGGTGGTCGCGGTGCCCACGCAGATGATTCAGCGCCGGTAG
- a CDS encoding protein kinase domain-containing protein, which yields MPDWTGDNRRERGSSRPGYDPDLEALDREDFEDTFLRSVARASVPPRLPVPGMRLGDRDGGRYEVLEELGGGAMGQVFRARDQVLQRLVALKFLIPHESIAEAPMIALLRQEGRAIAQLDHEHIVRIFNVDVWSSEPGEPPVPFLVMECLEGESLSALLRRGRPGPRRAMEILDAVAAGLAHAHEHHIVHRDLKPSNVFITRKGKVKILDFGLAWLAAASAPPDVSLSTAGTPPYMSPEQWRGEAQDARTDLWSAGILLFEMLTGEPPYTGSPEEIRERVMSPDPAPSVRERVPALPEAVDRLLASLLAKSPDERLGSAVELRERLRQVEEGLAPRHRMPRIAAPQRRQVTLVACRLADVEGLTARLDAEDVSELEASFHRSCSEVIQEHGGSVVLCVGEEVLGCFGHPVAREDDSERAVSAALRVATALAPALQESLLLPPGREVALQVGIHTDMVVMDGTSIQGEAPRMVTWMARQAAPGTVCISDATLALVRGAFITQPMEPMRFTGLSGVRDVSLHQVLRPRRSASRFDRKLVARPLTPLVGRRAELQCLLGWWEQARSGHGVCGLISGEAGMGKSRLLREVRERVPPFTALRLRCQCWPQASTSAFAPIIDLLRHLLQLDTQDSPSQHRARLEAGLGALGLGHQRTWVLSGLVGLSGGEGAPHLRYTPDRLKQETLESLTALLLRLAEERPVLAEVEDLHWADPSTLELLGVLLERLPSARTCLLLTARPDFRPPWPVSSRIHRLTLERLPAAIAGELVRKAAGRQGLSSETVARLVARTDGVPLFTEELTRTVMEHSDAEAGPPRVLASSVPTSLRELLLTRLDRLPAPQKELAQLCAVVGRSFSHALLASLSGRSEESLRKDLAGLVAEGLLQPEESTEPRFSFRHALIQDAASDSLPRHQRRQYHRRVARVLAEQFPEVSDAQPELLACHYAESGQVEAALRWWARAGELASHRSANVEAMSHFRQAVDLLRTLPPTRERAGEELKLLIAMLQPLVQVQGYHSAEGEEVYTRVRALMRELEEDLPRLDPPYWVAYAYAFARARWDEAHEVAERLVRLGRRHGQKELLALGYRMMATDCFTWGQVRAALEQVELALAFSDFGLEQHQALAVKHWVNPRVAALAYGSVVHAVVDAPERSREYGRQALRLSMDIGHPNTTAFALLYVSLACQLRREPREALELCDRNIALSREHHFRLWLGWASLIRGWAQSMMGNAREGLAFMESALAQWRRSGFDAGLPHDLGMLAEIHLVLGQSEEALSAVHEALERAESTREVSYEAMLRGLEAEALRGLGREAEAREAFSRALRVAEEQGALGYGRLVRERRVGRPQVEMPVVPGAQAEGPAPHA from the coding sequence ATGCCAGATTGGACCGGTGACAACAGAAGAGAGCGCGGGAGCTCGAGGCCGGGGTACGACCCGGACCTGGAGGCACTCGACCGCGAGGACTTCGAGGACACCTTCCTGCGCAGCGTAGCGCGGGCTTCGGTGCCCCCTCGCCTGCCCGTGCCCGGCATGCGGTTGGGAGACCGCGATGGCGGGCGCTACGAGGTGCTCGAGGAACTGGGCGGCGGCGCCATGGGACAGGTCTTCCGCGCGAGGGACCAGGTGCTGCAGCGACTGGTGGCGCTGAAGTTCCTCATCCCGCACGAGTCCATCGCCGAGGCGCCGATGATTGCCCTCCTGCGGCAGGAGGGGCGGGCGATTGCCCAACTGGACCACGAGCACATCGTCCGCATCTTCAACGTGGACGTGTGGAGCAGCGAGCCGGGAGAGCCCCCGGTCCCCTTCCTCGTCATGGAGTGCCTGGAGGGCGAGTCCCTGTCCGCGCTCCTGCGTCGCGGGCGGCCGGGGCCACGCCGGGCCATGGAGATTCTCGACGCGGTGGCCGCGGGACTGGCGCACGCGCATGAACACCACATCGTCCACCGCGACCTCAAGCCCAGCAACGTCTTCATCACTCGCAAGGGCAAGGTGAAGATTCTCGACTTCGGCCTCGCGTGGCTCGCCGCCGCCAGCGCGCCGCCCGACGTGTCGCTGTCCACTGCGGGCACGCCCCCGTACATGTCTCCCGAGCAGTGGCGCGGCGAGGCGCAGGACGCGCGCACGGACCTGTGGTCCGCGGGCATCCTGCTCTTCGAGATGCTGACCGGCGAGCCGCCGTACACGGGCAGCCCGGAGGAGATTCGCGAGCGGGTGATGTCACCGGACCCCGCGCCCTCGGTGCGTGAGCGCGTGCCGGCGCTGCCGGAGGCGGTGGACCGGCTGCTGGCCTCGCTGCTGGCGAAGTCGCCGGACGAGCGGCTCGGCTCGGCGGTGGAGCTGCGCGAGCGCCTGCGGCAGGTGGAGGAGGGACTGGCGCCCCGGCACCGGATGCCGCGCATCGCCGCGCCACAGCGGCGGCAGGTGACGCTGGTGGCGTGCCGGCTCGCGGACGTGGAGGGGCTGACGGCGCGGCTCGACGCGGAGGACGTGAGCGAGTTGGAGGCGTCCTTCCACCGCAGTTGCTCCGAGGTCATCCAGGAGCACGGTGGCTCCGTCGTGTTGTGCGTGGGCGAGGAGGTGCTCGGCTGTTTCGGCCACCCGGTGGCGCGCGAGGATGACTCGGAGCGCGCGGTGAGCGCGGCGCTGCGCGTGGCCACGGCCCTGGCGCCCGCGCTCCAGGAGTCGCTGTTGCTACCTCCGGGCCGTGAGGTGGCCCTGCAGGTGGGCATCCACACGGACATGGTGGTGATGGACGGCACGTCCATCCAGGGAGAGGCCCCGCGCATGGTGACGTGGATGGCGCGTCAGGCGGCGCCGGGCACCGTGTGCATCAGCGACGCCACGCTCGCGCTGGTGCGCGGCGCCTTCATCACCCAGCCCATGGAGCCCATGCGCTTCACCGGCCTGTCCGGCGTGCGCGACGTGTCACTGCACCAGGTGCTGCGCCCGCGCCGCTCGGCGAGCCGGTTCGACCGCAAGCTGGTGGCGCGTCCGCTCACGCCGTTGGTGGGACGGCGCGCGGAATTGCAATGCCTGCTGGGCTGGTGGGAGCAGGCGAGGAGCGGGCATGGCGTGTGCGGCCTCATCAGCGGCGAGGCGGGCATGGGCAAGTCGCGCCTGCTGCGGGAGGTGCGTGAGCGCGTGCCACCCTTCACCGCGCTCCGGCTGCGGTGTCAGTGCTGGCCCCAGGCGAGCACCAGTGCCTTCGCGCCCATCATCGATTTGCTGCGCCACCTGCTTCAACTGGACACGCAGGACTCGCCCTCGCAGCACCGCGCGCGGCTGGAGGCGGGGCTGGGCGCGCTCGGCCTGGGGCACCAACGCACGTGGGTGTTGTCGGGCCTCGTGGGCCTGTCCGGCGGAGAGGGCGCGCCGCACCTGCGCTACACGCCGGACCGGCTGAAGCAGGAGACGCTGGAGTCGCTGACGGCCCTGCTGCTGCGACTGGCGGAGGAGCGGCCGGTGCTCGCGGAGGTGGAGGACCTGCACTGGGCGGACCCGTCCACGTTGGAGCTGCTGGGCGTCCTGCTGGAGCGGCTGCCGAGCGCGCGCACGTGCCTGCTGCTCACGGCGCGCCCCGACTTCCGCCCGCCCTGGCCCGTGAGCTCTCGCATCCACCGGCTCACGCTGGAGCGACTGCCGGCCGCCATCGCTGGCGAGCTGGTGCGCAAGGCGGCGGGACGACAGGGGCTGTCCTCGGAGACGGTGGCGCGACTGGTGGCTCGGACGGACGGCGTCCCCCTCTTCACGGAGGAGCTGACGCGCACCGTGATGGAGCACTCCGACGCGGAAGCCGGGCCTCCGCGCGTGCTGGCCTCGTCCGTGCCGACGTCGCTGCGCGAGCTGTTGCTCACGCGGTTGGACAGACTGCCCGCGCCGCAGAAGGAGCTGGCCCAGTTGTGCGCCGTGGTGGGGCGCAGCTTCTCTCACGCGCTGCTGGCCTCGTTGTCGGGCCGGAGCGAGGAGTCGCTGCGCAAGGACCTGGCCGGGCTCGTCGCGGAAGGGCTGTTGCAACCGGAGGAGAGCACGGAGCCCCGGTTCAGCTTCCGGCACGCGCTCATCCAGGACGCGGCCTCGGACTCCCTGCCGAGGCACCAGCGGCGGCAGTACCACCGGCGCGTTGCGCGCGTGCTGGCGGAGCAATTCCCCGAGGTGTCCGACGCGCAGCCGGAGCTGCTGGCCTGTCACTACGCGGAGTCGGGACAGGTGGAGGCGGCGCTGCGCTGGTGGGCCCGCGCTGGCGAGCTGGCCAGCCACCGCTCGGCGAACGTGGAGGCCATGAGCCACTTCCGGCAGGCGGTGGACCTGCTGCGCACGCTGCCGCCCACGCGCGAGCGTGCGGGCGAGGAGCTGAAGCTGCTCATCGCGATGTTGCAGCCGCTGGTGCAGGTGCAGGGCTACCACTCGGCCGAGGGCGAGGAGGTGTACACGCGCGTGCGCGCGCTGATGCGCGAGCTGGAGGAGGACCTGCCCCGGTTGGACCCACCGTACTGGGTGGCGTACGCCTACGCCTTCGCGCGGGCGCGGTGGGACGAGGCGCACGAGGTGGCGGAGCGGTTGGTGCGCCTGGGCCGCCGTCATGGCCAGAAGGAGTTGCTGGCGCTCGGCTACCGGATGATGGCCACCGACTGCTTCACCTGGGGACAGGTGCGCGCCGCGCTGGAGCAGGTGGAGCTGGCGCTCGCGTTCTCCGACTTCGGATTGGAACAGCACCAGGCGCTCGCGGTGAAGCACTGGGTCAACCCGCGCGTGGCGGCCCTGGCCTACGGGTCGGTGGTGCACGCGGTGGTGGACGCGCCGGAGCGCTCGCGCGAGTACGGGCGCCAGGCCCTCCGGCTGTCCATGGACATCGGCCATCCCAACACCACGGCCTTCGCGCTGCTGTACGTGTCGCTCGCGTGTCAGCTGCGCCGAGAGCCGCGCGAGGCGTTGGAGCTGTGTGACCGCAACATCGCGCTGTCTCGCGAGCACCACTTCCGCCTGTGGCTGGGCTGGGCCTCGCTCATCCGGGGATGGGCGCAGTCGATGATGGGCAACGCGCGCGAGGGATTGGCGTTCATGGAGTCCGCGCTGGCGCAGTGGCGGCGCTCCGGCTTCGACGCGGGACTGCCGCATGACCTAGGCATGCTGGCGGAGATCCACCTCGTCCTCGGGCAGTCGGAGGAGGCGCTGAGCGCGGTGCACGAGGCGCTCGAGCGGGCCGAGTCGACGCGCGAGGTCTCCTACGAGGCGATGCTGCGAGGGCTGGAAGCAGAGGCCCTGCGAGGCCTGGGGCGCGAGGCGGAGGCGCGTGAGGCCTTCTCACGGGCCCTGCGCGTGGCGGAGGAGCAGGGCGCGCTGGGCTACGGCAGGTTGGTGCGAGAGCGAAGGGTCGGCCGTCCGCAGGTGGAGATGCCGGTGGTGCCCGGCGCGCAGGCGGAGGGCCCGGCACCCCACGCGTGA
- a CDS encoding RNA polymerase sigma factor: MTSPTMDEGASAEAAVAREQVEAQLHAYCRQGEYGQAVELAMRAYGPEIRRLMASVLHNPELAKDAFSLFSENLLKGLPGFRWESSFRTWAYRLARNACYHQLHAPASREQPVSEPGANEAQRQRTDTQPWRRTAVKERFRALRDQLEPHERMLLMLRVDQRLAWTEIARVMAEPDEPVTREALNRRATALRQQFQRVKARLRALAIEQGVIPADRLDS; the protein is encoded by the coding sequence ATGACATCTCCGACGATGGATGAGGGCGCGAGCGCGGAAGCGGCCGTTGCTCGTGAGCAGGTCGAGGCGCAGCTCCACGCGTACTGTCGACAAGGGGAATACGGGCAGGCGGTGGAGCTGGCGATGCGCGCCTACGGGCCGGAGATACGCCGGCTGATGGCTTCGGTGCTCCACAACCCGGAGCTGGCGAAGGATGCCTTCAGCCTCTTCAGCGAGAACCTGCTGAAGGGACTGCCGGGCTTCCGGTGGGAGAGCTCGTTCCGGACGTGGGCCTACCGGCTGGCGCGCAATGCCTGCTACCACCAGCTCCATGCGCCGGCCTCGCGCGAGCAGCCGGTGAGCGAGCCGGGAGCGAACGAGGCGCAGCGGCAGCGCACGGACACGCAGCCGTGGCGGCGCACGGCGGTGAAGGAGCGCTTCCGCGCGCTGAGAGACCAACTGGAGCCGCACGAGCGGATGCTGCTCATGCTGCGCGTGGACCAGCGGCTGGCCTGGACGGAGATTGCCCGGGTGATGGCCGAGCCGGACGAGCCTGTCACCCGCGAAGCGCTGAACCGCCGTGCCACCGCGCTGCGCCAGCAGTTCCAGCGCGTGAAGGCCCGGCTGCGGGCGCTCGCGATTGAGCAGGGTGTGATTCCGGCGGACCGGTTGGACTCGTAG